A window of Thermogemmatispora onikobensis contains these coding sequences:
- a CDS encoding polysaccharide biosynthesis tyrosine autokinase: protein MTIAQYAAVLAKRWWLVAICCVAVGSGALIASKLMTPLYQASVLMQVTVRTGNNLADYNNLLASDQLVDTEAMLITSQPVLTEVASHYPGLSASALASRVSATTETNTQLFKVSVLDESPTRAAALANDIAQTFIKQQDAAIQQDNQRSQQQLQQELSSTEQQINSVSNQITKIESTTSDQQQISVLQSRLKALQDRYSQLQDALVQLELTEAENGNILRIVQQATPPTSPSQPRVLLNVGAGLVTGLLIGVLLALLLEQLDTRVRTGELLAQLFGYPVLATVWRVRSSEEKEVFNPKEHAGLIESYRILRTNIGFCSIDTPVNYLLITSSVPGEGKSTVAANLAIFMAKAGKRTLLVDADMRRPMLHRLFGISAAEAGLSSAIMAMSQSSTTPLPSVSSSRKRPTEQGGILDSFLYETSTANLWLMPAGHLPPNPPELLDSQAMRNLLSNLADYYFDIVIFDAPPLLGLADASILASRVDSALLVVDITRARKEHIRQARALLRQTGVRIIGCVVNKQQQQRGSITPYYYQAAGDEQSEQSGAALASSRWGQDHPQAALAERELSPALPRGVSQLSPTPQPRGLAATASQQRSGLGQPPTEPATPAQVQRVMTSTAGVGSGADGKSSPVPARPRLTRERLASPNAPTAGEAAESPAPPPGQRGSDITDLKTLEMPSIEPHRQRGER from the coding sequence ATGACGATTGCTCAGTACGCAGCCGTGCTGGCCAAGCGCTGGTGGCTGGTTGCCATCTGCTGCGTGGCGGTCGGCTCTGGGGCCCTGATCGCCAGCAAGCTGATGACTCCCCTCTACCAGGCGTCGGTCCTTATGCAAGTCACCGTCCGCACAGGCAACAATTTAGCTGATTATAATAATCTCCTGGCCAGTGACCAGCTCGTCGATACTGAGGCGATGCTGATCACCAGCCAGCCAGTCTTGACAGAAGTGGCTTCTCATTATCCAGGCCTGAGTGCTTCCGCTCTGGCCTCGCGCGTCTCCGCTACTACAGAGACAAATACCCAGTTGTTCAAGGTCTCCGTCCTGGATGAGAGCCCGACACGGGCCGCGGCTTTGGCTAATGATATCGCTCAGACATTTATCAAGCAGCAAGACGCTGCTATTCAACAGGATAATCAGCGTTCCCAGCAACAGCTACAACAAGAGCTTAGTTCTACAGAACAGCAAATCAATAGCGTCAGTAATCAAATTACTAAAATTGAGAGTACCACGAGCGACCAGCAGCAGATCAGTGTCCTGCAATCTCGCCTTAAGGCCCTGCAGGACCGCTATTCACAGCTCCAAGATGCTCTTGTCCAGCTAGAGCTGACAGAAGCGGAAAACGGGAATATTCTGCGCATTGTCCAGCAGGCCACACCTCCGACGAGCCCGTCTCAGCCCCGTGTCTTGCTCAATGTTGGGGCAGGACTGGTAACCGGCCTTCTGATTGGTGTGCTGCTGGCACTGCTCCTGGAGCAGCTTGATACGCGCGTGCGCACCGGCGAGCTGCTGGCTCAGCTCTTTGGCTATCCCGTCCTCGCGACCGTCTGGCGAGTACGCTCCTCGGAGGAGAAGGAGGTCTTTAACCCCAAGGAGCATGCCGGCCTCATTGAGTCTTACCGCATCCTTCGCACCAATATCGGCTTCTGCTCCATCGATACGCCCGTCAACTATCTCTTGATCACCAGCTCTGTCCCAGGAGAGGGGAAGAGCACGGTCGCAGCGAATCTGGCAATCTTTATGGCGAAGGCAGGAAAACGCACCCTGCTTGTGGATGCCGACATGCGCCGTCCAATGCTCCATCGCCTCTTTGGGATCTCTGCCGCTGAAGCTGGCCTGAGCAGCGCCATTATGGCCATGAGCCAATCTTCCACGACTCCTCTGCCAAGTGTCTCGTCTTCACGCAAGCGCCCAACTGAGCAAGGAGGCATTCTCGATAGCTTCCTCTATGAGACCAGTACTGCCAATCTCTGGCTGATGCCAGCCGGGCATCTGCCACCGAATCCTCCCGAGCTACTGGATTCGCAGGCCATGCGTAACTTGCTGTCGAACCTGGCAGACTACTATTTCGACATCGTGATCTTCGATGCACCGCCGCTGTTGGGCCTGGCCGATGCCAGTATCCTGGCCTCACGAGTCGACAGCGCTCTGTTGGTGGTCGACATCACCCGCGCCCGGAAGGAGCATATCCGCCAGGCGCGAGCTCTCCTGCGTCAGACAGGTGTACGTATCATCGGCTGCGTCGTCAACAAGCAGCAACAGCAGCGCGGCAGTATCACCCCCTACTACTATCAGGCCGCAGGCGACGAGCAGAGCGAGCAGTCAGGGGCAGCACTTGCCAGCAGCCGCTGGGGTCAGGATCACCCGCAGGCCGCTCTGGCCGAGCGAGAACTCTCGCCAGCATTGCCACGGGGAGTAAGCCAGCTTTCGCCCACTCCACAGCCGAGAGGACTGGCAGCAACGGCTAGCCAGCAACGTTCAGGCTTGGGACAGCCACCGACGGAGCCGGCCACTCCCGCTCAGGTCCAACGGGTCATGACTTCTACGGCAGGAGTCGGATCTGGGGCAGATGGGAAAAGCTCGCCGGTGCCAGCCCGCCCTCGTCTGACACGTGAGCGTCTCGCTAGCCCCAACGCTCCCACTGCAGGGGAGGCAGCTGAAAGCCCCGCTCCGCCTCCAGGACAGCGCGGTTCCGATATCACTGATTTGAAAACGCTGGAGATGCCTTCGATAGAACCACATAGAC
- a CDS encoding exopolysaccharide biosynthesis polyprenyl glycosylphosphotransferase yields MLKEQEYQQQSEPVPRRSYQGNTATLTLSAASHCEQGQLSRRTRRRLSSSDWRLILIGGDSLLLLVTFTLLIVRNQPPVESSSRLIMPWEMHLAWIGCAALLWGFAARLTRAYDLNGMSSRLVSPLRAMITLLLLAGLWFALSATLEGRALHSLLLTTLSFTSVSLPLIACWRLAIAQCLHLPPFRRQGVIVGISPIGEAIARELQAAPRRSTIDIVGYISSAEENLQAQAEFERALPLPVLGGRLMLQRLIEQQAIDVLIMATEYQENPALVQEAITGTHLGISLVPALCVYENVSGKIPVEQIGGQWYIALPGANLSPLYLCWRKLLDLTFGLMGSLLLLLLLPPLSLLIRLDSPGPIFHCQERLGKNGRKFKMYKFRSMRVDAEPEGKAQWASYNDARVTRIGRFLRATHLDELPQVLNILRGEMSLIGPRPEREEFVTVLEKTIPFYRCRLSVPPGLTGWAQVKYHYTFTSQQALEKLQYDLYYIKHQSCILDILILLRTIIEVIKLRGI; encoded by the coding sequence ATGCTGAAAGAACAGGAATATCAGCAACAGAGTGAACCGGTACCAAGGCGAAGTTACCAGGGGAATACTGCTACTCTCACTTTGTCCGCAGCTTCTCATTGCGAGCAGGGACAGCTCAGCCGGCGAACGAGACGGCGTCTCTCCAGCAGCGACTGGCGGCTTATCCTGATTGGCGGCGATAGTTTACTGCTGCTGGTTACCTTCACCCTGCTGATAGTACGTAATCAGCCACCCGTCGAAAGTAGTAGTCGCCTGATCATGCCGTGGGAGATGCATCTGGCCTGGATTGGCTGCGCCGCTCTTCTCTGGGGCTTTGCAGCCCGTTTGACACGCGCCTACGACCTCAACGGAATGTCAAGCCGCCTGGTTAGCCCTTTACGGGCTATGATCACGCTGCTTCTGTTGGCTGGCCTCTGGTTTGCTCTGAGTGCCACGCTGGAAGGCCGCGCCTTGCACTCCCTATTGCTGACAACCCTCTCCTTTACCAGCGTCAGCCTCCCCCTCATCGCCTGCTGGCGCCTCGCCATTGCCCAATGTTTGCATCTGCCTCCCTTCCGGCGCCAGGGAGTGATTGTCGGGATTAGCCCCATCGGGGAAGCAATTGCGCGAGAACTGCAGGCCGCGCCCCGACGCTCGACCATCGATATTGTGGGCTACATCTCATCAGCAGAGGAGAATCTGCAGGCCCAGGCCGAGTTCGAGCGAGCGCTGCCTTTGCCTGTGCTTGGCGGACGCCTCATGCTGCAGCGCCTAATTGAGCAGCAAGCCATCGACGTCCTGATTATGGCAACCGAGTATCAGGAGAATCCAGCCCTGGTGCAGGAGGCCATCACTGGAACCCACCTGGGGATCTCGCTCGTCCCTGCCCTTTGCGTCTATGAGAACGTCAGTGGGAAGATTCCTGTGGAGCAGATCGGAGGACAATGGTATATCGCCCTGCCAGGCGCCAACCTCTCTCCTCTCTACCTCTGCTGGCGCAAATTACTCGATCTCACTTTTGGCCTGATGGGATCGCTGTTGCTTCTCTTACTGCTTCCCCCCCTCTCGCTGCTGATCCGCCTGGACTCGCCCGGACCCATCTTTCACTGCCAGGAGCGCTTGGGGAAGAATGGACGCAAGTTTAAGATGTACAAATTTCGCTCCATGCGCGTCGATGCCGAGCCAGAAGGAAAGGCCCAGTGGGCTAGCTACAACGATGCCCGGGTGACACGCATTGGGCGCTTTCTGCGGGCCACTCACCTGGATGAGCTTCCCCAGGTACTCAATATTCTGCGCGGGGAAATGAGCCTGATCGGCCCACGACCCGAGCGGGAAGAGTTCGTCACCGTCTTGGAAAAAACTATTCCCTTCTATCGCTGCCGGCTGAGCGTTCCCCCGGGCCTGACAGGCTGGGCTCAGGTCAAATACCACTATACTTTTACGAGTCAACAAGCCCTGGAAAAATTGCAATACGATCTTTACTATATCAAACATCAATCATGCATACTGGATATTCTTATTCTTTTGAGAACAATCATTGAAGTGATTAAACTGCGGGGTATCTAA
- a CDS encoding glycosyltransferase family 4 protein, whose translation MAYILFLTLYYPPEKGAAASRISQYAEHLVQRGHQVTVLTTVPNYPTGVVPPEYRGHLLQEETRAGVRVVRVWSYTSPNRGFLRRILAHLSFGCLAPILGARAVGRPDLLIVESHPLFNAIAGRLLARWKGSPYVFTVSDLWPESAVQLGVLRNRLLIRLAEWLEWSSYERASLVWVLTEGIRDQLLRRGLAAEKVFFLTNGVDTSKFFPRPQAEARQHLGWEESFTVLYAGTLGISHGLTTVLEAAEQLRSYPAIRIRLVGDGGAKPELLAEARRRGLENVIFMDPFPHEQVPLLLAAADACLIMMRKLPLFEGALPCKMYEALACGRPILLAVDGEARRLAEEAGAAIFVEPENPTALAQAIVQLYEQPALAQALSTRGRALAEERFDYDQLCARLDAQIAAFLPSSSFTSSEPKQQQQRQQEYDDNKSMSYR comes from the coding sequence ATGGCGTATATTCTCTTTCTAACCCTGTATTATCCCCCCGAGAAAGGGGCCGCAGCTTCACGCATCAGCCAATATGCTGAGCATCTTGTGCAGCGAGGCCATCAGGTCACAGTCCTGACAACTGTGCCGAATTATCCGACCGGCGTGGTTCCCCCTGAGTACCGTGGGCACCTGCTCCAGGAGGAAACACGGGCAGGTGTGCGCGTGGTGCGCGTCTGGAGCTACACGAGTCCCAACCGCGGCTTCCTGCGGCGCATCCTGGCACATCTCTCCTTTGGTTGCCTGGCTCCGATTTTGGGGGCGCGCGCCGTCGGTCGCCCGGATCTGCTGATTGTCGAGTCGCATCCGCTCTTTAATGCCATCGCCGGGCGTCTGCTCGCCCGCTGGAAAGGCAGCCCCTATGTGTTCACGGTCTCGGACCTCTGGCCTGAGTCAGCGGTTCAACTTGGCGTCCTACGTAATCGCCTGCTGATCCGCCTGGCCGAGTGGCTGGAATGGTCCTCATACGAGCGCGCCAGCCTGGTCTGGGTTCTTACCGAGGGGATACGTGATCAGCTACTGCGCCGCGGTCTGGCCGCTGAGAAGGTTTTCTTCTTGACGAACGGCGTTGACACGAGCAAGTTCTTTCCTCGCCCACAGGCCGAGGCCCGTCAGCACCTGGGCTGGGAAGAGTCGTTTACTGTGCTCTACGCTGGCACTCTTGGCATCTCTCATGGTTTAACTACTGTATTGGAGGCCGCCGAGCAACTGCGCTCCTATCCAGCCATTCGCATTCGTCTGGTCGGGGACGGCGGTGCCAAGCCCGAGCTACTGGCCGAGGCACGCCGCCGCGGACTGGAGAATGTCATCTTCATGGACCCATTCCCCCATGAGCAAGTCCCCTTGCTACTGGCCGCCGCTGATGCTTGCCTGATCATGATGCGCAAGCTTCCTCTCTTTGAGGGCGCCTTGCCCTGCAAGATGTATGAGGCCCTGGCCTGCGGGCGCCCGATTCTGCTAGCTGTCGATGGCGAGGCCCGCCGGTTGGCGGAAGAGGCCGGCGCCGCTATTTTCGTCGAACCGGAGAATCCCACTGCTCTGGCGCAAGCAATTGTGCAGCTCTATGAGCAGCCGGCCCTGGCCCAGGCTCTCAGCACCCGCGGTCGCGCGCTGGCCGAGGAGCGCTTCGACTATGACCAACTCTGTGCCCGCCTCGACGCTCAAATCGCCGCCTTCCTGCCATCCTCCTCCTTCACTTCTTCAGAGCCAAAACAGCAACAGCAAAGACAGCAAGAATATGATGACAATAAATCGATGTCATATAGATAG